One Helicobacter cetorum MIT 00-7128 DNA window includes the following coding sequences:
- the nuoH gene encoding NADH-quinone oxidoreductase subunit NuoH, with translation MSAYIIETLIKILVLVAIFSALGGFATYIERKVLAYFQRRLGPCYVGPFGLLQVAADGIKLFTKEDIIPQGANKFIFTLAPIIAMVSAFVSIAPIPFFPNFTLFGYEIKPIISDINIGFLFFLAVGSAGIYAPILAGLASNNKYSLIGSARATIQLLSFEVVSTLTILAPLMVVGSLSLVEINHYQSGGFLDWLVFKQPLAFILFLIASYAELNRTPFDLLEHEAEIVAGYCTEYSGLKWGMFFLAEYAHLFAFSFVISIVFFGGFNAWGFIPGGIAILIKVCFFVFLSMWVRATFPHVRPDQLMGMCWKIMLPLALLNIVLTGIIILI, from the coding sequence ATGAGTGCTTACATCATTGAAACTTTGATTAAAATCTTGGTTTTAGTTGCCATTTTTTCAGCCTTGGGGGGCTTTGCCACTTATATTGAGCGAAAAGTGTTAGCCTATTTTCAACGCCGTTTAGGGCCTTGCTATGTAGGGCCTTTTGGGCTTTTGCAAGTCGCTGCTGATGGTATTAAACTTTTTACCAAAGAAGACATCATTCCCCAAGGGGCGAATAAATTCATTTTCACACTAGCCCCCATTATTGCTATGGTGAGTGCGTTTGTGTCTATAGCACCTATTCCTTTTTTCCCTAATTTCACTTTGTTTGGGTATGAAATCAAGCCTATTATTTCTGATATTAACATTGGCTTTTTATTTTTCTTAGCGGTAGGTTCAGCAGGCATTTATGCACCTATTTTAGCCGGACTTGCTTCTAATAATAAATACTCTTTGATAGGCTCAGCAAGGGCTACCATTCAACTACTCAGTTTTGAAGTGGTAAGCACCTTAACGATTTTAGCTCCCTTAATGGTAGTAGGCTCGCTCTCTTTAGTAGAGATTAACCACTATCAAAGCGGTGGTTTTTTAGATTGGCTCGTATTCAAACAACCTTTGGCTTTTATTTTGTTTTTAATCGCAAGTTATGCTGAGCTTAATAGAACCCCCTTTGACTTGTTAGAGCATGAAGCAGAGATTGTAGCGGGGTATTGCACCGAATATAGTGGCTTGAAATGGGGCATGTTTTTCTTAGCTGAATACGCCCATTTATTCGCCTTTTCTTTTGTGATTTCTATTGTATTTTTTGGCGGGTTTAACGCATGGGGCTTTATTCCTGGTGGTATTGCAATTTTAATTAAAGTGTGCTTTTTTGTCTTTTTATCCATGTGGGTTAGAGCGACTTTTCCGCATGTTAGACCAGACCAGTTAATGGGCATGTGCTGGAAAATTATGTTGCCTTTAGCGTTATTAAACATTGTGCTAACAGGCATTATCATTTTGATTTAA
- a CDS encoding NADH-quinone oxidoreductase subunit G, with product MIKVTINGKTIECEEGQSVLEIARSAGIYIPAICYLSGCSPTVACKMCMAEMDGKRIYSCNTKAKNNAVIFTNTPALMAERKSIMQTYDVNHPLECGVCDKSGECELQDMTHLTGVEHQPYAVADDMKELDTWAKALYDPNLCIMCERCVTTCKDNVGENNLKATKANLHAPDKFKDSMPKDAFSVWSRKQKGIISFVGNTPCYDCGECIAVCPVGAMSYKDFAYTANAWELKKITSTCSHCSAGCLVQYDVRHFDTLGEESKIFRVLNDFYHNPICGAGRFAFDVSSSSKGSTNLKEAQNALKECNAVRIGGDITNEEAFLIERLRKQLGFKIYNEDLYHFQQFLKVLGNINYPSIEEIKTSNLVITLGSSIKTENPLVRYAINNALKLNKATLVVLHPIKDNALANLSRSVLNITHEVGAEEILLGMLLKMLDIESACLKNLEDSKQSVVDEVALKKLEEERQKALEEKKKQEEENKEKNEHSNNEEVATQDQEQKQEENFEVPTKTTYSMLEEIGINLETYEKILALLQKSSNTLLVIGEEIYSHKQALNIAKMLRLLAQKSAINFALIPPSANALGIASLCELSTQDFENEKIVGIRAQGDFTISSDDKVFEKGATNEVNFILPSLNQLEGTITNIEGRVLPLKPALNFEGYDLSDIMQGFGFIEENLIECTKQLPTEAGFKAIDFDSLTNHFTNDRANHRGYKLESSHFENSAKEYEKIECEPIKPLKEKITFNAYLKYPETQFNHATNKSENLQLKAGIYVSKAFLEKLNKEVGQSITLAKEQDEVTGILYLDESLEQDVFIISPCLLDKISNESFFKESVFDSVSLKEQA from the coding sequence ATGATTAAAGTAACCATCAATGGTAAAACAATTGAATGCGAAGAGGGACAAAGCGTTTTGGAAATTGCTAGAAGTGCTGGTATTTATATTCCAGCCATTTGTTATCTAAGCGGTTGCTCGCCCACTGTCGCATGCAAAATGTGTATGGCTGAAATGGATGGCAAACGCATTTATAGTTGTAACACTAAAGCCAAAAATAATGCAGTCATATTCACTAACACCCCCGCTTTAATGGCTGAGAGAAAAAGCATTATGCAAACTTATGATGTAAACCACCCCCTAGAATGTGGTGTGTGTGATAAGAGTGGGGAGTGTGAATTGCAAGACATGACCCATTTAACGGGCGTAGAACACCAACCCTATGCGGTTGCTGATGACATGAAAGAATTAGACACATGGGCAAAAGCCTTGTATGACCCTAATTTATGCATTATGTGTGAGAGATGTGTAACCACTTGTAAGGACAATGTGGGCGAAAATAATCTCAAAGCCACTAAAGCCAACTTACACGCCCCAGATAAATTCAAAGATAGCATGCCAAAAGATGCCTTTAGCGTGTGGAGTCGCAAGCAAAAAGGGATTATTTCTTTTGTGGGAAATACGCCTTGCTATGATTGTGGGGAATGTATTGCGGTATGCCCTGTGGGTGCGATGAGTTACAAAGACTTCGCTTACACGGCTAATGCATGGGAATTGAAAAAAATCACTTCTACTTGCTCACATTGTTCAGCGGGGTGTTTAGTTCAATATGATGTGCGTCATTTTGATACTCTAGGCGAAGAATCTAAGATTTTTAGAGTGTTGAATGATTTTTATCACAACCCTATTTGTGGGGCAGGGCGTTTTGCCTTTGATGTGAGCTCTAGCTCTAAAGGTAGCACTAATCTTAAAGAGGCTCAAAACGCCTTAAAAGAATGTAATGCGGTGCGAATAGGCGGAGATATTACGAATGAAGAGGCGTTTTTAATAGAGCGTTTGAGAAAGCAACTAGGTTTCAAAATCTATAATGAAGATTTATATCATTTCCAACAATTTTTGAAAGTATTAGGTAATATTAATTATCCTAGCATTGAAGAAATCAAAACTTCTAATCTAGTCATTACACTTGGCTCTTCTATCAAAACAGAAAACCCGCTTGTGCGTTATGCTATCAATAACGCTCTCAAACTCAATAAAGCAACTTTAGTGGTTCTACACCCTATCAAGGATAATGCGTTAGCGAATTTAAGCCGAAGTGTTCTAAATATCACACATGAAGTGGGTGCTGAAGAAATTCTTTTGGGCATGCTTTTAAAAATGCTTGATATTGAAAGCGCATGTTTAAAAAATTTAGAAGATTCCAAACAAAGCGTTGTAGATGAAGTGGCTCTAAAAAAATTAGAAGAAGAGCGTCAAAAAGCTTTAGAAGAAAAGAAGAAGCAAGAAGAAGAAAATAAAGAAAAAAACGAGCACTCAAACAACGAAGAAGTAGCCACACAAGACCAAGAACAAAAGCAAGAAGAAAATTTTGAAGTGCCTACAAAAACCACTTATTCTATGCTTGAAGAAATAGGAATAAACCTAGAGACTTATGAAAAAATTCTCGCACTCTTACAAAAATCAAGCAACACCTTGCTTGTCATAGGCGAAGAGATTTATAGCCATAAACAAGCTTTAAATATCGCTAAAATGTTGCGTTTATTAGCTCAAAAGAGTGCTATCAATTTCGCTCTTATCCCCCCTAGTGCGAACGCTCTAGGTATCGCTTCACTTTGTGAATTAAGCACACAAGATTTTGAGAATGAAAAAATTGTAGGCATTCGCGCTCAAGGGGATTTTACAATCAGTAGCGATGATAAGGTCTTTGAAAAAGGTGCAACTAACGAAGTCAATTTCATCTTGCCTAGTTTAAACCAGCTAGAAGGCACCATAACTAATATTGAAGGGCGTGTGTTACCTTTAAAACCGGCTTTAAATTTTGAAGGCTATGACTTAAGCGATATTATGCAAGGCTTTGGCTTTATTGAAGAAAATTTAATAGAATGCACCAAACAACTTCCTACAGAAGCTGGTTTTAAAGCCATAGATTTTGATAGCTTGACGAACCACTTCACTAATGATAGGGCTAATCATAGGGGCTACAAACTAGAATCAAGTCATTTTGAAAATAGCGCTAAAGAATATGAGAAGATAGAATGCGAACCGATTAAACCCCTAAAAGAAAAAATTACATTCAATGCATATTTGAAATACCCAGAAACGCAATTCAACCACGCTACTAATAAAAGTGAGAATCTGCAATTAAAAGCCGGTATTTATGTTTCTAAAGCTTTCTTAGAAAAATTGAATAAGGAAGTGGGACAAAGCATTACTTTAGCTAAAGAACAAGATGAAGTTACAGGTATTTTGTATTTAGATGAGAGTTTGGAACAAGATGTATTTATCATTTCGCCTTGTCTTTTAGATAAGATTTCTAATGAGAGCTTTTTCAAAGAGAGCGTATTTGATAGCGTGAGTTTAAAGGAGCAAGCATGA
- a CDS encoding NADH-ubiquinone oxidoreductase subunit E family protein translates to MKRFDLRPLKADIFERLEQLIEKEMQPSEVAIFMFEVGDFSNIPKSAEFIQAKGHELLNSLRFNQADWTIVVKKKA, encoded by the coding sequence ATGAAACGCTTTGATTTACGCCCCCTAAAAGCGGATATTTTTGAACGCTTGGAACAATTGATTGAAAAAGAAATGCAACCTAGTGAAGTAGCAATTTTTATGTTTGAAGTAGGGGATTTTTCTAATATTCCTAAGAGCGCTGAATTTATTCAGGCAAAAGGACATGAACTGCTTAATTCTTTGCGTTTTAATCAAGCCGATTGGACCATTGTTGTGAAGAAAAAGGCTTAA
- the nuoD gene encoding NADH dehydrogenase (quinone) subunit D, translating to MAQNFTKLKPQFENIIFEHDDNQMVINFGPQHPSSHGQLRLILELEGERIIKATPEIGYLHRGCEKLGENMTYNEYMPTTDRLDYTSSTSNNYAYAHAIETLLDLEIPRRAQVIRTILLELNRMISHIFFISVHALDVGAMSVFLYAFKTREYGLDLMEDYCGARLTHNAIRIGGVPLDLPPNWLEGLKKFLGEMRECKKLIQGLLDNNRIWRMRLENVGVVTQKMAQSWGMSGIMLRGTGIAYDIRKEEPYELYKELDFDIPVGNYGDSYDRYCLYMLEIDESIRIIEQLIPMYAKSDTPIMAQNPHYISMPKEDIMTQNYALMQHFVLVTQGMRPPVGEVYAPTESPKGELGFFIHSEGEPYPHRLKIRAPSFYHIGALSDILVGQYLADAVTVIGSTNAVFGEVDR from the coding sequence ATGGCTCAAAATTTTACCAAACTAAAACCCCAATTTGAAAATATTATCTTTGAACATGACGATAATCAAATGGTTATCAATTTTGGACCTCAACACCCTTCTAGCCATGGGCAATTACGCTTGATTTTAGAACTAGAAGGCGAAAGAATCATTAAAGCAACGCCTGAAATTGGCTATTTGCATAGGGGCTGTGAAAAGCTAGGCGAAAACATGACTTATAATGAATACATGCCTACCACAGACAGATTGGACTACACATCTTCTACAAGCAACAATTACGCTTATGCGCATGCCATAGAGACCTTGCTAGATTTAGAAATCCCGCGCCGAGCCCAAGTGATTCGCACGATTTTATTGGAATTAAACCGCATGATTTCACACATCTTTTTTATCAGCGTGCATGCCCTAGATGTAGGGGCGATGAGCGTGTTTTTATATGCGTTTAAAACAAGAGAGTATGGGCTAGATTTAATGGAGGATTATTGCGGAGCAAGATTAACACATAATGCCATAAGAATTGGTGGTGTGCCTTTAGATTTGCCCCCTAATTGGCTAGAAGGCTTAAAAAAATTCTTAGGTGAAATGAGAGAATGCAAAAAACTCATTCAAGGGTTATTAGATAATAACCGCATTTGGCGTATGCGTTTGGAAAATGTGGGCGTTGTAACGCAAAAAATGGCACAAAGTTGGGGTATGAGTGGCATTATGCTAAGAGGAACTGGCATTGCCTATGATATCAGAAAAGAAGAGCCTTATGAGCTTTATAAAGAGCTTGATTTTGATATACCGGTGGGTAATTATGGCGATAGCTATGATAGGTATTGCTTGTATATGCTAGAAATTGATGAAAGCATTCGCATTATTGAGCAACTCATTCCTATGTATGCCAAGAGCGATACGCCCATTATGGCTCAAAATCCGCATTATATTTCTATGCCCAAAGAGGATATAATGACTCAAAACTATGCTTTAATGCAACATTTTGTCTTAGTAACTCAAGGCATGCGTCCACCTGTTGGAGAGGTGTATGCACCTACAGAAAGTCCTAAGGGTGAATTAGGGTTTTTTATCCATTCAGAGGGTGAGCCCTACCCCCATAGATTAAAGATTAGAGCCCCAAGCTTTTATCACATCGGAGCTTTATCTGATATTTTAGTAGGACAATATTTAGCTGATGCAGTAACGGTTATTGGCTCAACAAATGCGGTATTTGGCGAGGTAGATAGATGA
- a CDS encoding NADH-quinone oxidoreductase subunit C codes for MIRKQSPYEDVQKQSRQHDRYKIIEPTPKKYLEGSAYEIVYNHLSYKHEILDKYIETHTAVFWVKKDDIFEIATILRHLGYETLSEMSAIDLCAKKGHFELFYQFVGFGDNCKNRRRVRVKCTLLPNESIDSLSFLYRSANWSEREAYDMLGIVFDKHPYLKRIIMPNDWVGHPLLRSYPLKGDEFAQWYEVDKIFGKEYREIIGKEQRDSARVDEKDTFNFAKVGYEQGKGEELKEIEEKHAFKKIPFVKDLHKLAPTILKKRL; via the coding sequence ATGATTAGAAAGCAATCCCCTTATGAAGATGTGCAAAAACAATCACGCCAGCATGACCGCTACAAAATCATAGAACCTACCCCTAAAAAATATTTAGAAGGTAGTGCTTATGAAATTGTCTATAACCATCTCTCTTATAAGCATGAGATTTTAGACAAATACATAGAGACTCACACCGCCGTATTTTGGGTTAAAAAAGATGATATTTTTGAGATTGCCACCATACTACGCCATTTAGGTTATGAAACTCTAAGTGAAATGAGTGCGATAGATTTGTGCGCTAAAAAAGGGCATTTTGAATTGTTCTATCAATTTGTAGGTTTTGGTGATAATTGTAAGAATCGCCGCAGGGTGCGCGTGAAATGCACTTTATTGCCTAATGAGAGCATAGATTCACTAAGCTTTTTATACCGCTCGGCTAATTGGAGCGAAAGAGAAGCCTATGATATGCTTGGTATTGTGTTTGATAAGCACCCTTATTTAAAACGCATTATCATGCCTAATGATTGGGTAGGGCACCCCTTATTACGCTCTTATCCGCTTAAGGGCGATGAATTTGCCCAGTGGTATGAAGTGGATAAAATCTTTGGCAAAGAATACAGAGAAATTATTGGCAAAGAGCAACGAGATAGTGCTAGGGTAGATGAAAAAGATACCTTCAATTTTGCAAAAGTTGGCTATGAGCAAGGCAAGGGCGAAGAACTAAAAGAGATAGAAGAAAAACATGCGTTTAAGAAAATTCCTTTTGTTAAGGATTTGCACAAACTCGCTCCCACTATTTTAAAGAAGAGGCTATAA
- a CDS encoding NuoB/complex I 20 kDa subunit family protein — MQQAPVVLSTLDKLLNWGRSNSLWPLTYGLACCAIEMMATGGSRFDFDRFGTIFRASPRQSDVMIIAGTLTKKHAEFMRRLYDQMPEPKWVISMGSCANTGGMFNTYATVQGADRIIPVDIYLPGCAPRPETLQYALMVLQDKIRRSKAIKQDTPKRLI; from the coding sequence ATGCAACAAGCACCAGTTGTTCTAAGCACTTTGGATAAATTATTAAATTGGGGGCGTTCTAATTCGCTTTGGCCTTTGACCTATGGCTTGGCATGTTGTGCGATTGAGATGATGGCAACAGGGGGTTCAAGGTTTGATTTTGATAGATTTGGCACGATTTTTAGAGCCAGCCCTAGACAATCTGATGTGATGATAATTGCTGGCACACTCACTAAAAAACATGCCGAGTTTATGCGTAGACTCTATGACCAAATGCCTGAACCTAAATGGGTGATTTCTATGGGAAGTTGTGCAAATACTGGCGGAATGTTTAACACTTATGCGACCGTTCAAGGGGCTGATAGAATCATTCCAGTGGATATTTATTTGCCCGGCTGTGCACCACGCCCAGAGACTTTGCAATACGCCCTTATGGTTTTACAAGATAAAATCAGACGCTCCAAAGCGATTAAACAAGACACCCCTAAAAGGTTGATTTAA
- a CDS encoding NAD(P)H-quinone oxidoreductase subunit 3, with product MQEATEALNHPYFGVFVLLVFTFWVFNLTLRIQRFLSRKMAQKKGEKLKLAPYECGPVALKQPNRISHHFYIMAMLFILFDVEIVFMFPWAIDFRKLGLFGLVEMLGFVSFLAIGFIYALKRNALTWQNLEVK from the coding sequence ATGCAAGAAGCTACAGAAGCATTGAATCACCCCTATTTTGGCGTTTTTGTTTTGTTAGTATTCACTTTTTGGGTGTTTAACCTAACCTTAAGAATCCAACGCTTTTTAAGCCGTAAAATGGCTCAAAAAAAAGGCGAAAAGCTTAAGCTCGCTCCGTATGAATGCGGACCTGTGGCTCTCAAACAGCCCAATAGAATCTCACACCATTTCTATATCATGGCTATGCTTTTTATTTTATTTGATGTAGAAATCGTTTTCATGTTTCCTTGGGCTATTGATTTTAGAAAGTTAGGCTTATTTGGGCTAGTTGAAATGCTAGGCTTTGTATCCTTTTTAGCTATTGGTTTTATCTATGCTCTCAAGCGAAATGCCTTAACTTGGCAAAATTTAGAGGTGAAGTAA
- a CDS encoding SIR2 family NAD-dependent protein deacylase: protein MKNLVILSGAGISAESGIKTFRDAGGLWEGHDIMEVASPQGWEKNPQKVLDFYNARRRQLFEVSPNDAHKALAKLEKYYQVSIVTQNVDDLHERAGSSNVLHLHGELLSVRSVKNPHLVYLWEKDLHLGDLAEDKSQLRPDIVWFGEKVLFLKEAIYLVKKADILMIIGTSLQVYPAASLFTYAPKNALIYYIDPMAKSARMPKNIQCISSSAVSAMQDLMPKLIESA, encoded by the coding sequence ATGAAAAACTTAGTAATCTTAAGCGGAGCGGGGATTTCTGCAGAAAGTGGGATTAAGACTTTTAGAGATGCTGGAGGTTTATGGGAGGGGCATGATATTATGGAGGTTGCCTCGCCACAAGGTTGGGAAAAGAACCCACAAAAAGTGCTAGATTTTTATAACGCCAGACGCAGACAACTTTTTGAAGTCAGCCCTAATGATGCCCATAAAGCTTTAGCAAAATTAGAAAAATATTATCAAGTTAGTATCGTTACTCAAAATGTAGATGATTTACATGAAAGAGCAGGCTCTTCTAATGTTTTGCATTTGCATGGAGAATTATTGAGTGTGCGCAGTGTTAAAAATCCTCATTTAGTCTATTTGTGGGAAAAGGATTTACATTTAGGAGATTTGGCTGAAGACAAATCGCAATTACGCCCTGATATTGTATGGTTTGGCGAAAAAGTGCTGTTCTTAAAAGAGGCTATCTATTTAGTTAAAAAAGCTGATATTTTAATGATTATTGGCACTTCTTTGCAAGTCTATCCTGCAGCGAGTCTTTTTACCTATGCACCAAAGAATGCGCTCATTTATTATATTGACCCTATGGCTAAAAGTGCTCGCATGCCTAAAAATATTCAATGTATTAGTAGTAGTGCAGTGAGTGCTATGCAAGATTTAATGCCAAAACTCATAGAAAGTGCATAG
- a CDS encoding RDD family protein, producing the protein MKNATKNTYQPHFSKELGVTLRLKAFITDIFMIYTPMLYFMTYIVLGSAQSFRENQGAIFLCLCWYAIVHSLFIAFKTQSPGMRYANFRLIKNNGKKVGFFLALWRFVAWILSMSLLIGFIAPFIFKFFLHDKLSGTHIEIIKEK; encoded by the coding sequence ATTAAAAACGCCACAAAAAATACCTACCAACCCCACTTTTCAAAAGAACTTGGGGTTACCTTACGCTTAAAGGCTTTTATCACTGATATTTTTATGATTTATACCCCTATGCTTTATTTTATGACTTATATTGTCTTAGGGAGCGCACAAAGCTTTAGGGAAAATCAAGGTGCGATTTTTTTATGCTTATGTTGGTATGCTATTGTGCATAGTTTATTTATTGCTTTCAAAACTCAAAGCCCCGGAATGCGTTATGCAAATTTTAGATTAATCAAAAATAATGGCAAAAAAGTGGGCTTTTTCTTAGCCCTATGGCGCTTTGTTGCATGGATACTTAGCATGAGTTTGCTTATAGGGTTTATTGCACCCTTTATTTTTAAGTTTTTTTTGCATGATAAACTCAGTGGCACTCACATTGAAATCATCAAGGAAAAATAA
- the pyrE gene encoding orotate phosphoribosyltransferase, whose amino-acid sequence MNVKECYKNAGALLEGHFLLSSGFHSNHYLQSAKVLENPQLAQEFAINLAKQIKEAKLDIECVCSPAIGGILAGYELARALNVRFIFTERVNGVMTLRRGFEVKENERILVCEDIITTGKSAMECAKALEEKGAKIVAFGALANRGICKRTHSILEAKEGACLPSDLPFFALEDFIFDMYEPSTCPLCATSTAIKPGSRGN is encoded by the coding sequence ATGAATGTCAAAGAATGTTACAAAAATGCTGGAGCGCTTTTAGAAGGGCATTTTTTGCTTAGTAGTGGGTTTCACTCTAATCATTACTTGCAATCTGCTAAAGTATTAGAAAACCCCCAACTAGCCCAAGAATTTGCTATCAATCTAGCCAAACAAATTAAAGAGGCTAAACTAGACATTGAGTGCGTATGCTCGCCTGCTATTGGGGGCATACTTGCTGGGTATGAACTTGCAAGGGCTTTAAATGTGCGCTTTATCTTTACTGAAAGGGTGAATGGCGTAATGACTTTAAGGCGTGGCTTTGAAGTCAAAGAGAATGAAAGGATTTTAGTGTGTGAAGATATTATCACTACCGGAAAATCCGCTATGGAATGCGCCAAAGCCTTAGAAGAAAAGGGCGCTAAAATTGTAGCTTTTGGAGCTTTAGCTAATCGTGGGATTTGCAAGCGCACACATTCTATTTTAGAGGCTAAAGAGGGCGCATGCCTACCAAGCGATTTGCCCTTTTTTGCCCTAGAGGATTTTATTTTTGATATGTATGAGCCTAGCACTTGTCCCTTATGTGCTACAAGCACTGCTATAAAACCCGGAAGTCGTGGGAACTAA
- the frr gene encoding ribosome recycling factor — protein sequence MLQAIYDETKDLMQKSVQALHREFSTLRSAKVSINILDHIKVDYYGTPTALNQVGSVIATDATTIQISPWEKNLLKEIERAIQEANIGVNPNNDGENIKLFFPPMTQEQRKLIAKDAKAMGEKAKVAVRNIRQDANNKIKKLEKDKEITEDESKKAQEQVQKMTDEASKKIEESVKNKEEDILKI from the coding sequence ATGTTACAAGCTATTTATGATGAAACCAAAGATTTAATGCAAAAAAGCGTGCAAGCCCTACATAGAGAATTTTCTACCTTGCGAAGTGCTAAGGTCTCTATCAATATTTTAGACCATATTAAAGTAGATTACTATGGCACGCCTACAGCACTCAATCAAGTAGGCTCTGTTATTGCCACTGATGCAACAACCATTCAAATCAGTCCTTGGGAAAAGAACTTATTAAAAGAAATTGAAAGGGCAATTCAAGAGGCTAATATTGGCGTTAATCCTAACAATGATGGCGAAAACATCAAATTGTTTTTCCCTCCAATGACTCAAGAGCAACGAAAGTTAATTGCTAAAGATGCCAAAGCTATGGGCGAAAAAGCTAAAGTAGCTGTGCGCAATATCCGCCAAGACGCTAATAACAAAATTAAAAAACTAGAAAAAGATAAAGAAATTACTGAAGATGAAAGCAAAAAAGCTCAAGAGCAAGTGCAGAAAATGACCGATGAGGCAAGCAAGAAAATTGAAGAAAGCGTCAAAAATAAAGAAGAAGATATTTTAAAAATCTAG
- the secG gene encoding preprotein translocase subunit SecG — protein MTSALFWLQIILAVLIVIVVLLQKSSSIGLGAYSGSNDSLFGAKGPASFMAKLTMFLGLIFVINTIALGYLYNKDYNKSILDDTKNKKELSPLIPSSGAQKLLETPSSNLLNPLAPLEKPKTIEPKAPEKESLKPATNNQENPNKPKPSAQNKPTTNAKTNANTHTKAQHNKTHTTKNAEKTPKKPTKEQPHKKQTKEEK, from the coding sequence ATGACGAGTGCGCTATTTTGGTTGCAAATTATTTTAGCAGTATTAATTGTGATTGTGGTCTTATTGCAAAAAAGTTCTAGTATTGGTTTGGGAGCTTATAGTGGGAGCAATGATTCTTTATTTGGCGCAAAAGGACCTGCAAGTTTTATGGCTAAACTCACAATGTTCTTGGGTTTGATTTTTGTTATCAATACTATTGCACTAGGATATTTGTATAACAAAGACTATAACAAAAGTATTTTAGATGACACCAAGAATAAAAAAGAACTCTCTCCTTTAATCCCTTCTTCTGGAGCTCAAAAACTTTTAGAAACGCCATCTTCTAATCTTCTAAACCCTCTTGCTCCGCTTGAAAAGCCCAAGACCATAGAGCCAAAAGCGCCAGAAAAAGAGTCTTTAAAGCCAGCAACCAACAATCAAGAAAATCCTAATAAGCCTAAACCAAGCGCACAAAATAAACCCACAACAAATGCCAAAACAAATGCTAACACCCACACCAAAGCCCAGCACAATAAAACCCATACAACCAAAAATGCTGAAAAAACTCCTAAAAAACCCACTAAAGAACAACCACATAAAAAACAAACAAAGGAAGAAAAATAA
- a CDS encoding methyltransferase domain-containing protein: MPNFLHSFNKHAKTYSANSLAQQDLALLLLKNLKQRAYTKVLDLGAGSGMVANILEKYGIQVDELIALDSAQNMLECHKKVSSKIQKITLELADFECYEFKAYDLIIACSSLQWALNLEKLLKDIALSAKEVALAIHTDFSLHEVHAFLKTNSPLKSAYALKSMLKNIFKDFDYNIQTKRLALHFENKEDFFSHLQKSGLLGGGTLSFKQKKDFFKNMAFEKLSYEALLFWAIKRS; the protein is encoded by the coding sequence ATGCCAAATTTCTTACACTCTTTTAACAAGCATGCTAAAACTTATAGCGCTAATTCTTTAGCACAACAAGACTTGGCTTTGCTGTTGCTTAAAAATTTAAAACAACGAGCTTATACTAAAGTTTTAGATTTGGGGGCTGGGAGTGGCATGGTAGCAAATATTTTAGAAAAATATGGTATTCAAGTAGATGAATTGATTGCCTTAGATAGTGCGCAAAACATGCTTGAATGCCATAAAAAAGTTAGTTCTAAGATTCAAAAAATCACTTTAGAATTGGCTGATTTTGAGTGTTATGAGTTTAAAGCTTATGATTTAATTATTGCTTGTTCATCTTTGCAATGGGCTTTGAATTTAGAAAAGCTTTTAAAAGATATTGCTTTAAGTGCTAAAGAAGTTGCACTAGCCATTCATACAGATTTTAGCTTGCATGAGGTGCATGCGTTTTTAAAAACAAACTCTCCATTAAAAAGCGCTTATGCACTAAAAAGCATGCTTAAAAATATCTTTAAAGATTTTGATTACAATATTCAAACAAAGCGTTTAGCGCTACATTTTGAGAATAAAGAAGATTTTTTTAGCCATTTGCAAAAATCAGGGCTTTTAGGAGGGGGAACACTTAGTTTTAAGCAAAAAAAAGATTTTTTTAAAAATATGGCATTTGAGAAATTGAGCTATGAGGCGCTCTTATTTTGGGCGATTAAACGCTCTTAA